One Cucurbita pepo subsp. pepo cultivar mu-cu-16 chromosome LG07, ASM280686v2, whole genome shotgun sequence genomic region harbors:
- the LOC111799229 gene encoding bZIP transcription factor 44-like, whose translation MASSSGNSSGSTRLLNSGSEEDLQVLMDQRKRKRMQSNRESARRSRMRKQQHLDELMAQVARLRKDNAQILSNINITSQLYMNVEAENSVLRAQMEELTQRLQSLEEISNCIDISGNNGGFGEAEEEAFQIQTNAATDSFMNSMNFLYVNQPIMATADIFHY comes from the coding sequence ATGGCTTCTTCGAGCGGAAATTCCTCTGGTTCCACTAGGCTTCTAAACTCAGGCTCTGAAGAGGATTTGCAGGTTCTGATGGATCAGAGGAAACGGAAAAGAATGCAATCGAATCGTGAATCGGCGAGGCGATCTCGGATGCGGAAGCAACAGCATCTGGACGAATTGATGGCGCAAGTGGCTCGATTACGGAAGGATAACGCTCAGATTCTTTCGAATATCAACATTACATCGCAGCTTTATATGAACGTCGAGGCAGAGAACTCGGTTCTGAGAGCTCAAATGGAGGAACTGACGCAGAGATTGCAATCGCTTGAGGAGATCTCTAATTGCATCGACATCAGCGGCAACAATGGCGGATTTGGAGAAGCGGAGGAGGAAGCATTTCAGATTCAGACTAATGCGGCTACCGATAGCTTCATGAACTCGATGAATTTTCTGTATGTCAACCAGCCGATCATGGCCACTGCTGATATCTTCCATTATTGA